A genomic segment from Panthera tigris isolate Pti1 chromosome A1, P.tigris_Pti1_mat1.1, whole genome shotgun sequence encodes:
- the LOC102968021 gene encoding olfactory receptor 2T33-like, with protein sequence MEDANNTTDINFILLGLFNHTQTHLFLFSMVFMVFLSSLMGNALLIVLIHEDPRLHMPMYFLLSQLSLMDVMLVSTIVPKMAANYLMDTRSISPAGCGAQIFLFLTLGGGECFLLAAMAYDRYVAICHPLRYPILMNQKLCLNMTTGSWILGGVDGLMQAGTTLSFPYCHSREINHFFCEAPSLVRLACADTTFFEFFMYVCCILMLLIPLSIILASYSLILAAVLNMRSTAARKKAFATCSSHLAVVGLFYGTLIFTYMRPKSYRTVAHDKVVSAFYTIFTPVLNPLIYSVRNKEVKGALKKWLGKIGSSQNESRF encoded by the exons ATGGAAGATGCAAATAACACCACAGACATAAACTTCATTCTTCTGGGGCTCTTTAACCACACTCAGACCCATCTGTTCCTCTTTTCCATGGTGTTCAtggtcttcctttcctccctgatGGGCAATGCCCTCTTGATTGTGCTCATCCATGAGGACCCCCGACTGCACATGCCCATGTACTTCTTGCTTAGCCAGCTCTCCCTCATGGACGTGATGCTTGTCTCCACCATAGTCCCCAAAATGGCAGCCAACTACCTAATGGACACCAGATCCATCTCTCCTGCTGGCTGTGGGGCCCAGATATTCCTGTTTCTGACTCTGGGAGGGGGCGAGTGCTTCCTCTTAGCTGCCATGGCATATGATCGATATGTGGCCATATGTCACCCCCTGCGCTACCCCATCCTCATGAATCAGAAGCTCTGCTTGAACATGACCACAGGCTCCTGGATTCTGGGAGGGGTAGATGGGCTGATGCAAGCTGGCACCACTCTGAGCTTCCCTTACTGCCATTCTCGGGAAATCAACCACTTCTTCTGTGAGGCACCCTCGCTCGTTCGCCTTGCATGTGCGGACACTACATTTTTTGAGTTTTTCATGTATGTGTGCTGCATCCTGATGCTCTTGATCCCTCTGTCTATCATTTTGGCTTCCTACAGTCTCATCCTGGCTGCTGTGCTCAACATGAGGTCCACTGCAGCTCGAAAGAAAGCCTTTGCCACCTGCTCCTCTCACCTGGCTGTTGTGGGGCTCTTCTATGGCACTCTCATATTCACCTACATGCGGCCCAAATCCTACCGTACAGTGGCCCATGACAAGGTGGTCTCTGCTTTTTACACCATCTTTACACCTGTGTTGAACCCTCTTATATACAGTGTGAGGAATAAAGAAGTCAAGGGGGCTTTGAAAAAGTGGCTGG GCAAAATTGGCAGCAGCCAAAATGAATCCAGATTTTGA